A genomic stretch from Aedes albopictus strain Foshan chromosome 2, AalbF5, whole genome shotgun sequence includes:
- the LOC134286424 gene encoding uncharacterized protein LOC134286424: protein MSQADHHSCQNSRSVYRQSCLRQIFVLRTPTSHNRLHYSVSRQRSLQSSLATTSFHWFASRYRTVRRPSHQRLLIQLAQADAFREEVRDLHVDKAVGKRSSTRLLAPFLDSEGIIRVGGSLRLSDQPFLAKHPALLPSNHPLARLIAKSYHLALIHGGGRLTLAAMREKFWPIHGRLVRSVLRSCYRCARANFVPTSQHIGQLPLHRITPGRPFVVTGMDYAGPVYLKPVHKRAVAMKAYICIFICFCTKAVHIELVSDLSTQAFLSARRRFIARRGRPTDLYFDNGKNFQGAANELEDVYRMLENEDRRNEVTSNRSSERITWHFTPPKAPHFGGLWEAAVKVAKAQLYRQLSATRLSFEDLSTILAQIEASMNSRPLVPLSEDPNDIVELTLAHFLIGSTMHAMPASDFHQTPLNRLVDYY from the coding sequence ATGTCGCAAGCTGATCACCACAGTTGCCAGAATTCAAGAAGCGTCTATCGTCAATCCTGTCTTCGTCAGATATTCGTCCTACGAACGCCTACTTCACATAACCGCCTACATTATTCGGTTTCTCGCCAACGTTCGTTGCAAAGCTCGCTCGCAACCACTTCCTTCCACTGGTTCGCCTCCCGGTATCGCACTGTCCGTCGACCATCTCATCAACGGCTTTTAATCCAACTTGCCCAAGCCGACGCATTCCGTGAAGAGGTCCGTGATCTGCACGTCGATAAGGCTGTCGGAAAGCGATCTTCCACCCGTCTGCTGGCTCCATTCCTCGACTCTGAGGGAATCATTCGCGTAGGGGGGAGCCTCAGACTTTCAGACCAGCCTTTTCTAGCCAAACACCCCGCTCTACTGCCGAGTAACCATCCTCTGGCCCGCTTGATTGCCAAATCCTACCATCTGGCACTTATTCACGGTGGTGGCCGCCTAACTCTCGCGGCCATGCGGGAAAAATTCTGGCCCATACACGGACGACTCGTCCGCAGTGTTCTCCGCAGCTGCTACCGATGCGCCCGAGCCAATTTTGTCCCTACGAGCCAACATATCGGACAGCTGCCACTTCATCGAATCACGCCTGGTCGACCGTTCGTCGTTACTGGGATGGATTACGCCGGGCCGGTTTACTTGAAACCGGTGCACAAGCGAGCCGTCGCAATGAAGGCGTACATCTGCATCTTCATATGCTTCTGCACCAAGGCGGTGCATATCGAGTTGGTAAGCGACTTATCCACTCAAGCGTTCTTGTCAGCACGCCGCCGGTTCATCGCACGTCGCGGACGACCGACCGATCTCTACTTCGATAATGGAAAAAACTTCCAAGGCGCTGCCAACGAGCTGGAAGATGTGTACCGGATGCTGGAGAATGAAGACCGCCGAAACGAAGTCACATCCAACCGTTCTAGCGAACGGATCACCTGGCACTTCACTCCGCCGAAGGCCCCGCACTTTGGAGGGTTATGGGAAGCGGCGGTGAAGGTTGCCAAGGCTCAGCTTTACCGACAGCTCAGTGCGACAAGACTGTCATTCGAAGACCTTTCAACAATTTTGGCGCAAATCGAGGCAAGCATGAACTCGCGACCTCTAGTGCCCTTAAGCGAGGACCCCAATGACATCGTGGAGCTTACACTGGCGCATTTTCTGATAGGCAGCACCATGCATGCAATGCCAGCATCTGATTTTCATCAGACACCCCTTAACCGTCTCGTCGATTACTACTAG